In the genome of Thermotoga sp., one region contains:
- a CDS encoding Crp/Fnr family transcriptional regulator, translating to MELEKLLRCGQVLTYREGEIVRYQGDPMDEVLILLEGVLRTEYVSENGKVLEVDTIKPVQIVASGLVFSGDPRFPVNVTAGSEAKILTVPKDRFLELLMEDREFLIFFLEDISEHFRILSEKLFFLITKTLKEKVVHYLVHHMNENGEVVLPVSVEELSRIFGCARPALSRVFQELTREGYIEKRGRRIRILRNPLEDGKIQ from the coding sequence ATGGAACTAGAAAAACTCTTGCGATGTGGACAGGTGCTCACTTACAGAGAAGGAGAAATCGTCAGATATCAGGGAGATCCAATGGATGAGGTTTTGATACTTCTAGAGGGAGTCCTCAGAACAGAGTACGTCTCTGAAAATGGAAAGGTTCTTGAGGTAGATACGATAAAACCCGTTCAGATTGTAGCATCGGGTTTGGTGTTTTCTGGAGATCCTCGGTTTCCTGTGAATGTAACAGCGGGTAGCGAAGCGAAAATTTTGACAGTGCCAAAAGACAGATTCCTAGAGCTCCTTATGGAGGATAGAGAGTTTTTGATCTTTTTTCTGGAAGATATCTCGGAACACTTCAGGATTCTCTCAGAAAAGCTCTTCTTTCTCATCACGAAGACTCTGAAGGAGAAAGTAGTTCACTACCTCGTTCATCACATGAACGAAAATGGAGAGGTGGTGCTTCCCGTTAGTGTTGAAGAGCTCTCTAGAATTTTCGGATGTGCTCGTCCTGCCCTGTCAAGAGTGTTCCAGGAGCTCACAAGAGAGGGGTACATAGAGAAAAGAGGAAGAAGAATCAGGATTCTGAGGAATCCGCTTGAAGATGGTAAAATTCAGTAG
- the hcp gene encoding hydroxylamine reductase gives MQMFCYQCSQTAKGVGCTEYGVCGKSPTLARLQDNLIFTIKGISAYYYHARELGYDDPEIAGFLDEALYSTLTNVNFDVESFVEYALEAGRMNLKAMKLLKKAHIETYGEPTPVEVETGTKRGKGIIVTGHNLKALEELLKQVEGTNVYVYTHSEMLPAHGYPGLRKYRNLVGNLGKAWYDQRKLFAEYPVAILGTSNCVLIPSDSYRDRMFTTSIARLPGVKHIEGYDYSEVIEKAKSLPDLEEKPGAYRFRTGYSTSVVVSLADRIKTLVEEGKIKHFLVVGGCDVPFKRNEYYREFVQKLPKETVVITLACGKFRINDLDLGDIEGIPRLIDVGQCNDTIVAIEIAEALAKTFGVPVTELPLTLVLTWMEQKAIAILWTLLALGLKNIYVGPVLPAWVNEDILKVLTTEFGLKTISEPEKDIKEILKV, from the coding sequence ATGCAGATGTTCTGCTATCAGTGTTCACAAACGGCAAAGGGTGTGGGTTGTACTGAGTACGGAGTCTGTGGAAAAAGTCCCACACTTGCAAGACTTCAGGACAACCTCATATTCACCATAAAGGGGATATCCGCCTACTACTACCATGCGAGGGAACTCGGTTACGACGATCCCGAGATCGCAGGCTTCTTGGATGAAGCACTCTACAGCACCCTAACCAACGTGAACTTCGATGTGGAGTCCTTCGTTGAATACGCCCTCGAAGCGGGGAGAATGAATCTCAAAGCGATGAAACTCCTCAAGAAAGCCCACATTGAAACCTACGGAGAACCCACACCTGTTGAAGTGGAAACGGGAACAAAGAGAGGAAAGGGTATCATCGTAACAGGACACAACCTGAAAGCCCTAGAAGAACTTTTGAAGCAGGTGGAAGGGACCAACGTCTACGTGTACACACATTCTGAAATGCTTCCAGCGCACGGGTATCCCGGCCTGAGAAAGTACAGGAACCTTGTGGGAAACCTCGGAAAGGCTTGGTACGATCAGAGGAAACTCTTTGCAGAGTATCCAGTCGCCATCCTTGGAACATCGAACTGCGTGTTGATTCCGAGTGACTCTTACAGGGACAGGATGTTCACAACGAGCATAGCAAGACTCCCCGGAGTGAAACACATAGAAGGGTATGATTACTCCGAGGTGATAGAAAAGGCAAAGAGTCTTCCCGATCTAGAGGAAAAACCGGGTGCCTACAGGTTCAGAACGGGATACTCCACGTCCGTTGTGGTTTCTCTTGCCGACAGGATAAAGACTCTTGTCGAGGAAGGAAAAATAAAGCACTTTCTGGTCGTCGGTGGTTGTGACGTTCCATTCAAGAGGAACGAATACTACAGAGAGTTCGTACAGAAGCTCCCAAAGGAAACGGTTGTGATTACCCTTGCTTGTGGAAAATTCAGGATAAACGATCTCGATCTCGGAGACATAGAGGGGATCCCAAGGCTCATCGATGTGGGACAGTGCAACGATACAATCGTAGCCATAGAGATCGCCGAGGCACTCGCAAAAACCTTCGGTGTTCCGGTCACAGAACTTCCGCTCACACTCGTACTCACCTGGATGGAGCAAAAGGCGATTGCGATTCTGTGGACGCTTCTTGCGCTCGGTCTGAAGAACATCTACGTCGGACCCGTTCTACCTGCTTGGGTGAACGAAGACATCCTGAAAGTGCTCACCACGGAGTTCGGACTGAAGACGATTTCAGAACCCGAAAAGGACATAAAGGAAATTTTGAAGGTATAA
- a CDS encoding 4Fe-4S dicluster domain-containing protein produces MAKNWYPVIDCGKCTGCLTCVNFCPHGVYTTENGKPRVSNPDACVS; encoded by the coding sequence GTGGCAAAGAACTGGTATCCAGTGATCGATTGCGGTAAGTGCACCGGATGTCTGACCTGTGTGAACTTCTGTCCGCACGGTGTTTACACGACCGAAAATGGAAAACCACGGGTTTCAAATCCGGACGCGTGTGTGAGTTGA
- a CDS encoding ArsR family transcriptional regulator produces the protein MEIVEIFKALSCKWRVKILKEIAQKDLCMRELEATEHLDLSTLSRHISILKRARLMDVICEGKRKKLVLKDPRILELIGFAEKIAEGRE, from the coding sequence ATGGAAATCGTGGAAATCTTCAAGGCACTATCGTGCAAGTGGAGGGTGAAGATACTCAAAGAGATCGCACAGAAAGATCTCTGTATGCGTGAGCTGGAAGCGACAGAACATCTTGATCTATCAACACTTTCCAGGCATATCTCCATCCTAAAAAGAGCGAGATTGATGGACGTGATCTGTGAAGGAAAGAGAAAGAAGCTGGTTCTGAAAGATCCCCGAATTCTGGAACTCATAGGATTTGCGGAGAAGATAGCCGAAGGGAGGGAATAA
- a CDS encoding YjjG family noncanonical pyrimidine nucleotidase: MKKAILFDLDGTILDFEKSEEMALKKTFLSHGIPLTEEQVLLYRHINRKWWGMLAEGRASKEYVVVARFEEFLRELEVSLDPKIVAKEYLEFLSEEAYFLPGAEEFLEKMKRKNIRMASITNGVYFVQKKRSRKLKLERFFEFVLTSEEAGFEKPDPRIFQVALERMRLKKEDALYVGDDLKSDLEGAKNAGIDFIFFSPRGDVSTKFPVAKSFEELERIMEELL; this comes from the coding sequence TTGAAGAAAGCGATACTGTTCGATCTGGATGGCACTATCCTCGACTTCGAGAAGAGTGAAGAAATGGCGTTGAAAAAGACATTCCTGAGCCATGGAATTCCTCTCACCGAGGAACAGGTTTTATTGTACAGGCACATAAACAGAAAATGGTGGGGGATGCTCGCGGAGGGAAGGGCATCGAAAGAATATGTCGTCGTTGCGAGATTCGAAGAGTTTCTAAGGGAACTCGAAGTTTCTCTCGATCCGAAGATTGTGGCAAAAGAGTATCTGGAGTTCCTCTCAGAAGAGGCATACTTTCTCCCAGGGGCGGAGGAGTTTCTTGAAAAGATGAAAAGAAAAAACATCAGAATGGCATCTATAACGAACGGTGTGTACTTTGTTCAAAAAAAGAGGAGCAGGAAGCTCAAACTCGAAAGATTCTTCGAGTTCGTTCTCACCTCTGAAGAGGCAGGCTTTGAAAAACCCGATCCCAGGATCTTTCAGGTGGCGCTCGAAAGGATGAGATTGAAAAAAGAAGATGCCCTCTATGTGGGAGATGATCTCAAGAGTGATCTCGAGGGTGCAAAAAATGCCGGTATCGATTTCATTTTCTTCTCACCCCGGGGTGATGTCTCGACGAAATTCCCTGTTGCGAAAAGCTTCGAAGAGCTAGAAAGAATCATGGAGGAACTTTTGTGA